Within Eggerthella sp. YY7918, the genomic segment CGGCATGAAACTTCAGAAGCTCATTTTCAATGGTCGAACGGTGTTTTTGTATCTGCTGCTTGGCGACCCAGCGATCGCGGCCATTCGCCGTCGGGGCCTGCAATCGCACCGCAGTGCGCTCATGTTCAAGCGCCTTGAGTTCGTGTGCGGCTGCATCCGCGCTGAGGCCTGACACTTCAGCGAGTTCGTCGACGGTTGCGGGAAGAGGCATGAGTGCGAATGCTGTGCGCGCAATGCGCGACTCGTCGCGCGCAGCAAGAGCATCAAGCAGCGCTTCGGTTTCGGAAGCCAGCGTGGTTGTGCGTTTGGGATGCGCGCGCAACACCATGCCTCCGCCTATCACATGGACAGGGGAGTACGAACGCAAGACGAAGCGATCGCACCAAGCAACGGCAAGCGGTTCATCCAAGCGGATTTGGGCATAAGCCCGCTCGCCGGCTTTTAGATCTTCCTTTCCGTTCATAAAAAGCACGCGACCGCATACTTCGCGCGTACCGTGTGCAATATGCACACGTGTGCCGCTTACAAGGGGTTTTGTTGTGCCTGGTATCCCGAGATAGCGTACATCGGCATCGAAACGGTCGGTAGGGCGCAACGTGTTCGGGGCCACAAGGAAGTCGCCGGGGCGCACTTCGTCGGTGGAGAGCGCATTGAGGTTGAGGGCGACGCGGTGTCCCGCTTCGGCATATTCAACCGCTTCGCCGTGCACCTGTACGCTGCGAATACGCGTGCGCAGCCCCGAGGGAAGCACCTCCACCTCATCACCAATCGCCGCGGTGCCGCTCCATAGCGTCCCGGTAACTACGGTACCCGCGCCTTTGATGGAAAAGGAACGATCAACGGGCAGGCGTAAGGTGGTTCCGGTTTTTGACCGCTGTGCTGTGTGCGCGACCTCTGCCAGGGTGACCTTGAGTTCATCAAGCCCTTCTCCGGTACGGCTTGAGACCTTCACGATGGGGGCATCGGCATAGGGCGTGGTGGTCAGACGTGAACGAATTTCGTCGGCCATAAAGACGGCCCATTCTGCATCCACAAGGTCGATTTTTGTAAGAGCCACCACGCACGAGGGTACTCCCAGTAAGTCGAGAACAGCCAGGTGCTCCTCGGTCTGAGGCATGATGCCATCGTCGGCGGCAATGCAGAGAAGCGCCAGATCAATTCCGGTGGATCCCGCTATCATTTGACGAACAAAACGCTCGTGACCGGGCACATCTACTACGCCAAGTGAGGTGCCGTCCGGCAAATCAAGTCGTGCGAAGCCTAATTCGATGGTGATGCCGCGCTTCTTTTCTTCGACGAGGCGATCGGGATCGACGCCGGTGAGCGCCTGTACGAGCGACGATTTGCCGTGATCGATGTGACCGGCGGTTCCCAGTATCAGATCGACCGTATCGGTACCCATGGCTAAGCCCCCACGCTCTCGAAATACGCACAGAGAGCTTCACCGAGTTCAGGCAATTCGTCATCAGAGAGTGTGCGTGCATCAAAGAGAACGGCATCGTTTTTGATGCGGGGAATAATGGGGGTTGTTCTTTTTGAGACGAGGAATATCTCGCAGTCTTGCGCACTGCCGCGCTCAAACGAAACGCGCGTTGCAAACGAGGCGATTTCGCACAGGGGTAATGCACCTCCGCCGGTCCGCGCGATTTCAGGCACTACATCAACACGTGTACTGCCTTGGGGCAACACAGAACGCAGCATATCGGCAAGTCGCTCGGCGCGTTCGTGCACACGCTCGTCGGCTTCGGAGAGCATGCGAAGCGTTGGGATGTTCTTAAGCGCGGTGTCAGGGTTGAGGTAGAGGCGCAGTGTCGCTTCAAGTGCGGCAAGCGTCATCTTGTCGAGGCGCATCGCACGTGCAAGGGGATTTTTCTTGAGACGATCTATCAGGTGCTTTGACCCAACCACGATGCCGGCCTGCGGGCCGCCAAGCAGCTTGTCACCCGAAAACGACACGAGGTCACAGCCCGACCGCACCGATTCAGCTACCGTAGGCTCGGCGTATTCGCCGAAACAGGCAAGATTGATGAACGCGCCCGATCCCTGATCCTCGTAGACCAGCACCTCTTGGTCGATGCCTTCCTGACGACGCCGTTCGTTTTCGCGATCGGCAATTTCTCGCAGATCGTTTATCGCGACGCTTTCCGAAAAGCCCACAACGCGGTAGTTCGAGGGATGCACCTTAAGAAGCATGGAGGTATGTGGCCCAAGAGCACGTTCGTAGTCAGCTGCGTGCGTTTTGTTTGTCGTTCCCACTTCTACCATGCAGGCATCAGAAAATGCCATGATGTCGGGAATGCGAAACGATCCACCAATTTCCACCAGCTCGCCGCGCGAAACAATGGCCTCGTGACCTTTGGCGAATTCAGCGAGCACCATGACAACAGCGGCAGCGTTATTGTTCACAGCGATGGCAGCTTCGGCGCCGGTGAGCGCACAGAGAAGGCCTTCGACGTGGTCGTGTCGGCTTCCGCGAGCACGTAGATTCGTGTCGTATTCAAGCGTCGAATAACTCCGGGCCACCTGCATGACCGCTTCGGCTGCCTCATCGGCAAGCGGGCTGCGGCCCAGGTTGGTGTGCACAATTACGCCGGTCGCGTTTATGGCGCGGCGGAGCGAGGGCTCAAGGTAGCCCAGTGCTTTTGTGCGCGCGGCTTCGATCACTTCATCAGGATCTATGGTGCTACAACGCGTTTTGTTAAGAATGTTCTCGCGATGTTCGCTAATGGCCTCGCGGGCGCAATCTGCAAGCACCTGATGCGGCAAGAGCGCTTCTAACGCACGCAAACGCGAGGATCGGAGCACTTCTTCCACCTGGGGAAGCGAGCGCAGTATGTCTTGCTGGGCCGAAGATATCATGAGCAGGCCTTTCTTACATAGTCATGCATCGCACCTACCTTTTGCGATACGTTGATAGTATACCAAGGCGTACTGACCGGCGTGTTCAAAGGTGTTTTTGCTGCTGTTCCGCATACTCAATTGGCATAAATGATGGTAGTCTCCTGACGATTCTGGCATACTTGTTCAGCATTGCGATTTTGGTACGAGCGCTCGGATTTGGAGGACTTTCATGATGCATGCGTTCGATGAGGCTGCGCGTAACGGTTCGTCCTCCGAGTGCACTTCGCAGCAGAGCGAAAGCGTGCGGCGTGTTGAGGCGCTGCTCGTGAGCGAAAAGGGATGTGAGAAAACCGACGAGTCGGTCGCGATTGAAGTGCACGCCGACTTTGTGGTGAACGACGTCTGGTGGGCCAGCACCGCTCTGACGCCGATCGATTTAGCCGATTGCGCATATGGCGCGTTGTTTTCAGCGGGAAGCATTGTGACGCCCGAAGAGGTGGTGGCCCTTGAGGTTGCTCACCACGACAAGGGCGTGGCGGTAAAGGTCCGTCTGAACGAAGAAGCGACTGCTCGGCATATGCGTGCAATGGAACAGGGGACACAATCAAGCAAGCCCCCCTGCGCGGCGATGGGCGAAACCGAGGCTGGTCCCTTCAAACCTGAAGCTATCTGGCGTATGAGCAGGTCGCTTCTTTCCAAACAGGGTATGCATCGCGCAACGGGAGCCACTCATGCTGCCGTGTTTGCGGATCGTGAGGGACAACCGCTCATCATGCGCGAGGATGTCGGGCGCCACAACGCGGTGGATAAGCTTATCGGGGCGCTGTTGCGCGCGGGTGTAGACACCGGTGAAGGTTTTGTTTACTTGTCGAGTCGCTGCGCGCTTGAGCTTGTGACAAAATGTGCTCACGCAGGTGTGCGCGTGGTGGCGACCGTATCGGCTCCTACAACGGCCGTGCTCGACTTCGCCGCCGAACACGACGTTACGTTGTGCGCCTTTGCGCGCGATGGACGATTCACCATCTATGCGCACCCTGAACGGATTGCGCTTTAAAACAAGAGACACCGCAGAAAGAAGGTCTGGATATGGAACAGATTGATGCGCGCGGGCAGGCCTGCCCTTTGCCGGTCGTACGTGCCAAAAAAGCGCTTTCCGCTATGGAGGCCGGCAAACTTGAGGTGCTGGTGGATAACGAAACCGCCGTCCATAATCTCGAAGCGCTTGCGCGTACACTCAAGTATGAGGCCGGAAGCGAACAGCGCGGAGATGAGTTTGCCGTGATTATCACGAAGGGTGCGAAGGAGAACGACGACGTATCCGTCGCGACCGGCGATCAGCCCGCCACGTCCTCTGATGAGAATGCGGCGCAGGGTGCGCAGGTGGTGGTCATATCCTCTGAATTCATGGGATCCGGGGATGACGTTTTAGGCCGTACCCTTATGAAGGCGTTCATCTTCGCCTTGACGCAACAGGACGAACTGCCTGCTGCGGTTCTTTTGTACAATGGCGGCGTTACATGGGCCTGCGAGGGGTCCGAAGCGCTTGACGACCTGCGTGCATTGATCGACGAAGGCGTAGAGGTGCTCAGCTGTGGCACGTGTTTGCAACACTACGGCCTGACTGATCAGCTGGCGGTGGGCGAAGCCACCAACATGTATGTGATCGTTGAGCGGCAGATGGCTGCTTCGGTGGTGGTGAGACCTTAACAATGATCTATTTCGATAACGCAGCCACCACGGCTCATAAGCCGCCTGAAGTTGCCTGTGCGGTGGCGGAAGCCATCAACGGGTTTGGCGGCGTGGGGCGCGGCGCGCACGAGGCCTCGCTGGGGGCCGGGCGTGCGGTGTTGGGTGCGCGAAGCTCCCTGGCGCGCCTGCTTGGCCTGTCCCATCCCTCGCGCGTAGTGCTGTGCTCGAATGCGACAGAGGCGCTCAATATTGCACTGAGCGGCCTCATGCGCCCTGGTGATCGAGCGGTCACCACAGCTGCCTCGCACAATTCGGTGCTGCGCCCGCTGTATCGCAAGGTGGATGAAGAAGGTTGCACGCTTGAGATAGTTCCTCTTGCTGCTGATGGGGCCCTTGATTACGATGCCTTTGCCGCAGCGCTCGAGCCTGGTACTCGCTTGGCGGCGGTCACGCATGCTTCGAATGTGACGGGGGATGTCTACGATATAGCGCGTATCGCACGCTTATGTCACGCGAACGAAACGCTGCTTGTGGTGGATGCAGCGCAGACGGCTGGCGTTATCGACCTTGATATGGAGCGCGATGGCCTTGACGTTGTGGCGTTTACCGGCCACAAAAGTCTCTACGGGCCGCAGGGCACCGGTGGGCTTGCGGTTGTCGAAGGTGTGGACATACCTCCATTCAAAGTGGGTGGATCAGGCATACAGAGCTTCGATCGGCGTCATCCCGCACAGATGCCCGAACGTCTGGAAGCAGGAACGCTGAACGCCCACGGCATCGCTGGCTTAGCCGCTGGTCTTGCGTTTATTGAAGAGCAAGGTGTTGAAACAATGGGGGCCGCCGTACGGAGCCTCGCAGAGCGTTTTGAGAGCGGCGTGCGAGAAATTCCCGGCGTGCAAGTGTACGGGGGAGGAGGCGACGCGGGACGCTGCGGTATCGTTGCACTTAATGTGGGGGATATCGACTCTGCGGAGGTTGGTGCTATCCTCAATGACGAATACGGCATAGCGGTGCGTGCAGGTGCCCATTGCGCTCCGCTTATGCACGAGGCGCTCGGTACGCGCGAGCAGGGTGTCGTTCGCTTTAGTTTCAGCTTCTTCAACACCCAAGACGAGGTGGACGAAGGTATTCGGGCACTCACTGAGATTGTCGCCTCACTGAAAGAGGAGTGAGCGCGATGCGCGTAAAAACGCCCAAGTGTGTGGTCGCTTTTGCCACTACCACCGATGCGATGGCATTTGAAGCTAAAGCTGCCTCTCTTGGATTGCCCGGGCGCATGATTCCCCTACCTTCTGCCATATCGGCTGGCTGCGGCCTGGCTTGGTGCGCTCCCATACAAGAGCGTGACGCCATTGTGCAGGCACTTGTTCAGCACCAGGTTGCGTATGAGGGGATCAGCGAGGTCGAGCTGTACTAAGGCCAACCTCGCTGAATTATCGGATTGTGATGGTGCCGGACGGACCTGCGTTAACCGATCCAATGCGCGCGGGAGCGCGTCCGGTTATGCGTTCAAACGCCAGCGCAAAAGTTTCCGCATCGCTTTTTGCAAGAGCAACCAAAAGTCCGCCGCTCGTTTGTGGGTCGCACAGCACGCCCATACGGTTTTCGAATTCTTCGTCGGCGAGTGATCCCTGGGACACAAATTCTCGAGCCCAGTCGATAAGGCCAAATGTTTTGGCGGGGCGACAGAAGTCGCAAGAGTACTGATATGCGCCTTCGAACAGGGGAAGCGCATCCCACACAAGTTCGGCCGCGCATCCGCTTGCTTCAAGCATCTCATGCAGATGCCCCGCAAGGCCAAACCCCGTCACGTCAGTTGCTGCGTGAACCGATACCTCGCGCATAGCATCGGCTCCTGCCTTGTTGAGCTCCATCATGGATTCGATGACCGGGCGCATGCTCTCGTCATGTTCGAATCCAGCACGGAAGGCAGAATTCATCAGGCCAGATCCGATTGGCTTAGTGTAGAACAGCACATCGCCCGGCTGAGCGCCGCCGTTTCGTAAAAGGCGGTCGGGATGCACGGTCCCAAACACCGACAAACCGTACTTCGGTTCGTCATCTTCGATGGAATGGCCGCCTACCACAAATGCGCCCGCTTCCGTCACCTTGTCGGCGCCGCCGCGCAGCACCTCGGCCACCACATCGGTACCTAGGCTGCACGGAAACGCGAGGATGTTGAGTGCGGTGAGGGGCTTTGCGCCCATGGCAAACACATCGGAAAGCGCATTGGCTGCCGCGATAGCTCCAAACTCATAGGGGTCGTCCACAACTGGCGTAAAAAAGTCGAGGGTGAGTACCGCAGCCATATCGTCGGAAAGGCGATAGACGGCGGCATCGTCCGAGGTGTCGAAGCCCAGCATGAGCTCGGCATTGGGTGGTGGTGCAATTTCTTTTAAGATTGTTTCGAGATCGCCCGGACCCCACTTGGCTGCTCAACCGCCTTTTTCGGTCATATGTGTCAAGCGAATGCGCTCGGTTTCGCTCATGATGCCTTCTTTCTGTATGACAACGCTGCAAGTATATCAGTGATCGCATTGCCAGGTGGCTGCACAGCGGGGCTGTTCTCAGTGATAGGAATGCCGACAGTTCTGCGTTGCCTACCGCGGCACGGCCGCGTGGTCCCAAATCGGGGGCTGTGGCAATTTTATTGAAGGGTGTGATGTGTGCATGTTTCGTTGCTGGTCTTTTACCTGGTGTTATGCCTGTGGGAATTATATCGGCATCGCAAATGTCGCGCCCCATAGTGCCACAGCCCCCGATTCGGGGCCAACCGATCGAGGATGGCAAACATGTGGATGATGTGTGCGTGGGTCTTTTATCCAAACGCCGAGGTATTGGTGGGGGAAGGGGTATAGACTGGATCAAGCGGCACGGTATGTCGCATGTTGTGAGCAGCGTTTTGTAAGGCAAAATGCCTGCGCTGCCAGTTTGGCCCTGCGGGGCAGGAAGTTAGGTTTGTATGTCTATTGGTACAGTTAAGTGGTTCAACGCCGACAAGGGTTATGGTTTCATCTCTCAGGACGGCGGCGACGATCTGTTCGTGCACTTCAGCGAAATTCAGTCCGACGGTTTCAAGACCCTCGAAGAGAATGCTCGCGTTGAATTCACGGTAGCCGCTGGCAACAACGGCAAAGATCAGGCAACCAAGGTTCACGCCCTGTAGTTCAAAAAAACAAGCACTTTTAAAACGACCCGAAAGGGTCGTTTTTTTGTGCCACAAGCTCGATTATATGCTGACATATCTTTGTTCAGTAAGCTGCAAAATCAGCCGCACGATTAGAGAGGCACCTAATCTATCCGTTATTTCTGAAAGTCGTCGTATGCAAACAGAGGTTTTTACAAATAGGTGTCAGGAATCGACCTGCTCATTCGTATTGCAGGTGAAGCGACGTTGCTTGAGGTGCGGTAGTCGAGGTGCGAGGACGGGAGATGGGTCATGGAAGAGAATCGATCGGTCGATGCGGAGGCGGATCGGCTTGTGCAGACATACGCCGACCTCATTCTGCGTCTGAGCTATACCTATCTTCACTCTACGCATGATGCTGAGGATATTTGTCAGAACGTCCTCATGAAGCTTATGGTGGGCAATCAGGCGTTCGAATCATCCGAACACGAGCGCGCATGGATTATCCGTACAACTGTGAATGCCTGTAAAGACGTGTTGAAAAGTGCACGTAAGCGCACTTCGGTATCGCTTGAGGCGGCCGCAAACGCTTCTGCACCCGAACCTCCAGACAGCGACGTGCTCGATGCAGTGATGGAACTACCCGATACCTATCGCGAAGCCATCTACCTGCACTATTACGAAGGATATACCGTACGCGAAATAGCATGTATGACAGGACGCAGCGAAGATGCCGTAGCGGCACACCTGAGCCGCGGGCGAGCAAAACTTCGTGTGTTGTTGGAAGGAGAGCCTGATGAATAAGGAATTCGACGGGTATCGTGAAACGATGGAGAGCCTGCAGTTTTCTCCTGAGGCAAAGAAGCGCATGACGAACACTTTGGTAGAAGCGGCGAAGGCTCAACCGCAAAAGACTCTCGTGCGGGCCACACGCGGCGGTCGTCGCCCATGGCGCATCTTTGCCGCTGCAGCCGCAGCGGCGGCACTTGTGGTGGCGATAGGTGGCGGAGCCTACGCGTCAGGGGAGCTCATGAGCGTGACGAATGTGCTGGATGATCTGTTTGGCGGCGCCCCAGCTCAGACCGAGGTCGTCGACAAGATCGGCCGTCCTATTGGCGCAAGTGCTACGTCGAATGACGTGACTATCACTGCTGAAGCTATCATCGGTGACAAAGCGAATTATGTGATTGTGTATAGCATCGCAAAGCAAGATGGTACGGCATTTGATTTACCGGAGCCTCTTGACAATGGTGTGCTTCCCCTTGTGTTCACGGGAGAAACAAGTAGCCATGTCGATGGCGAAAACAGCGGGGGAGGTGCGGCGTATTTCTATGATGCCGACCCCAATGACAACGTCTTCCAATATGTTGAAGAAAAGTCGGTAGAGATGGGTGGCACGAGCCTTATAGGAAAAACGGCACGCGTGCATCTTGAAAACTTGATGTTGCAGGACGGCGACAAGTGGTACCTGTTTGCAGGAGGTTCGTGGGACTTCAAGTTCACGATCAACTATGAGGATACCTCTGTAAGCCTTTCCGCGGGGCAAACATTTGACCTCAACGGCATGAACGCAACGGTTGATGGTGTAGATATCTCACCTATTGCTGTGACGCTTAACTACACGGTAGATGCTCCATTCGCTCTGTTAGAAGAAGAATCAGGACGCATGAGCGAACGTGCCGAGCGCGAACTTGATCGCTTTAACCCGAGTATTGCACTAAACATGAAGGACGGCACGATTCTAGATGTTTCGAACGGTTCATGGGGTGCGCAGCCGTCGGACAGCGAAACGGTTTGCTACAAGAACGTAGTACTTCCTCAGTTCGTGAACCTGGATGATGTGGCGTCCGTCACGATCGGCACCACGACAGTGCCTATGCCATAAGCGGGGACACGTGTGGGCGAGGTGCGGATTGTGTCCCCGTATTGTACCCAAATGCCCCATATCGGCATTGAAAAACAGAACAGGTCACAAGCTTTTATGCCTGTGACCTGCTAGAATGCTGGTCGGGTTGACAGGATTTGAACCTGCGACCCCTTGACCCCCAGTCAAGTGCGCTACCAAACTGCGCCACAACCCGTTGTGCTGCTCTGTTTGCTTCAAGAAGCTTTTCAAACAGCGCCGACTATCTTACCGGTAGCGCGGGCGCTTTGCAAGAAGCAATTTGCAACAGACTCATACTTAGTAAAACTACAACGGGTTTGACGGGAGAGAAAGGGGGGTTCAGTCGGGTCATACTTTTGTCGCATGATGACAAGAAGTAAGGGCATGCGTATACTGACTAGCTATGGAAAGCGAAGCCAACATACTCGAAAACGAAGATGCTGAATACGTAGCCAAGCCGCAGGCCACCAATAAGATCGACCGCATGGGCACGGAAAGCACGTTCAAGCTGTTGCTGGAGTTTTCAATTCCCGCCGTTGTCGGCGTGGTTGTGCAAATGCTCTACAACGTCATC encodes:
- a CDS encoding cold-shock protein, which codes for MSIGTVKWFNADKGYGFISQDGGDDLFVHFSEIQSDGFKTLEENARVEFTVAAGNNGKDQATKVHAL
- a CDS encoding aminotransferase class V-fold PLP-dependent enzyme, which translates into the protein MIYFDNAATTAHKPPEVACAVAEAINGFGGVGRGAHEASLGAGRAVLGARSSLARLLGLSHPSRVVLCSNATEALNIALSGLMRPGDRAVTTAASHNSVLRPLYRKVDEEGCTLEIVPLAADGALDYDAFAAALEPGTRLAAVTHASNVTGDVYDIARIARLCHANETLLVVDAAQTAGVIDLDMERDGLDVVAFTGHKSLYGPQGTGGLAVVEGVDIPPFKVGGSGIQSFDRRHPAQMPERLEAGTLNAHGIAGLAAGLAFIEEQGVETMGAAVRSLAERFESGVREIPGVQVYGGGGDAGRCGIVALNVGDIDSAEVGAILNDEYGIAVRAGAHCAPLMHEALGTREQGVVRFSFSFFNTQDEVDEGIRALTEIVASLKEE
- a CDS encoding RNA polymerase sigma factor; the encoded protein is MEENRSVDAEADRLVQTYADLILRLSYTYLHSTHDAEDICQNVLMKLMVGNQAFESSEHERAWIIRTTVNACKDVLKSARKRTSVSLEAAANASAPEPPDSDVLDAVMELPDTYREAIYLHYYEGYTVREIACMTGRSEDAVAAHLSRGRAKLRVLLEGEPDE
- the selD gene encoding selenide, water dikinase SelD, with protein sequence MSETERIRLTHMTEKGGUAAKWGPGDLETILKEIAPPPNAELMLGFDTSDDAAVYRLSDDMAAVLTLDFFTPVVDDPYEFGAIAAANALSDVFAMGAKPLTALNILAFPCSLGTDVVAEVLRGGADKVTEAGAFVVGGHSIEDDEPKYGLSVFGTVHPDRLLRNGGAQPGDVLFYTKPIGSGLMNSAFRAGFEHDESMRPVIESMMELNKAGADAMREVSVHAATDVTGFGLAGHLHEMLEASGCAAELVWDALPLFEGAYQYSCDFCRPAKTFGLIDWAREFVSQGSLADEEFENRMGVLCDPQTSGGLLVALAKSDAETFALAFERITGRAPARIGSVNAGPSGTITIR
- a CDS encoding DUF4179 domain-containing protein; the encoded protein is MNKEFDGYRETMESLQFSPEAKKRMTNTLVEAAKAQPQKTLVRATRGGRRPWRIFAAAAAAAALVVAIGGGAYASGELMSVTNVLDDLFGGAPAQTEVVDKIGRPIGASATSNDVTITAEAIIGDKANYVIVYSIAKQDGTAFDLPEPLDNGVLPLVFTGETSSHVDGENSGGGAAYFYDADPNDNVFQYVEEKSVEMGGTSLIGKTARVHLENLMLQDGDKWYLFAGGSWDFKFTINYEDTSVSLSAGQTFDLNGMNATVDGVDISPIAVTLNYTVDAPFALLEEESGRMSERAERELDRFNPSIALNMKDGTILDVSNGSWGAQPSDSETVCYKNVVLPQFVNLDDVASVTIGTTTVPMP
- the fdhD gene encoding formate dehydrogenase accessory sulfurtransferase FdhD, which translates into the protein MMHAFDEAARNGSSSECTSQQSESVRRVEALLVSEKGCEKTDESVAIEVHADFVVNDVWWASTALTPIDLADCAYGALFSAGSIVTPEEVVALEVAHHDKGVAVKVRLNEEATARHMRAMEQGTQSSKPPCAAMGETEAGPFKPEAIWRMSRSLLSKQGMHRATGATHAAVFADREGQPLIMREDVGRHNAVDKLIGALLRAGVDTGEGFVYLSSRCALELVTKCAHAGVRVVATVSAPTTAVLDFAAEHDVTLCAFARDGRFTIYAHPERIAL
- the selB gene encoding selenocysteine-specific translation elongation factor, whose product is MGTDTVDLILGTAGHIDHGKSSLVQALTGVDPDRLVEEKKRGITIELGFARLDLPDGTSLGVVDVPGHERFVRQMIAGSTGIDLALLCIAADDGIMPQTEEHLAVLDLLGVPSCVVALTKIDLVDAEWAVFMADEIRSRLTTTPYADAPIVKVSSRTGEGLDELKVTLAEVAHTAQRSKTGTTLRLPVDRSFSIKGAGTVVTGTLWSGTAAIGDEVEVLPSGLRTRIRSVQVHGEAVEYAEAGHRVALNLNALSTDEVRPGDFLVAPNTLRPTDRFDADVRYLGIPGTTKPLVSGTRVHIAHGTREVCGRVLFMNGKEDLKAGERAYAQIRLDEPLAVAWCDRFVLRSYSPVHVIGGGMVLRAHPKRTTTLASETEALLDALAARDESRIARTAFALMPLPATVDELAEVSGLSADAAAHELKALEHERTAVRLQAPTANGRDRWVAKQQIQKHRSTIENELLKFHADYPDRTGIAKEALHQRCFPRATEECFDALIAEAAAAGVVAVSGGEVSHPQAGAGARVREEQAAAQLYSLLTQNAGAPPTIEEVIATSGLDTKLAYRALGTLEREGKTVRVGQTFSFESAALSTFEQAVRTRLAAGPATAAELRDALGTSRKYAIPLLEYFDACGITRREGDKRVLNE
- the selA gene encoding L-seryl-tRNA(Sec) selenium transferase, producing MISSAQQDILRSLPQVEEVLRSSRLRALEALLPHQVLADCAREAISEHRENILNKTRCSTIDPDEVIEAARTKALGYLEPSLRRAINATGVIVHTNLGRSPLADEAAEAVMQVARSYSTLEYDTNLRARGSRHDHVEGLLCALTGAEAAIAVNNNAAAVVMVLAEFAKGHEAIVSRGELVEIGGSFRIPDIMAFSDACMVEVGTTNKTHAADYERALGPHTSMLLKVHPSNYRVVGFSESVAINDLREIADRENERRRQEGIDQEVLVYEDQGSGAFINLACFGEYAEPTVAESVRSGCDLVSFSGDKLLGGPQAGIVVGSKHLIDRLKKNPLARAMRLDKMTLAALEATLRLYLNPDTALKNIPTLRMLSEADERVHERAERLADMLRSVLPQGSTRVDVVPEIARTGGGALPLCEIASFATRVSFERGSAQDCEIFLVSKRTTPIIPRIKNDAVLFDARTLSDDELPELGEALCAYFESVGA
- a CDS encoding DUF3343 domain-containing protein, translating into MRVKTPKCVVAFATTTDAMAFEAKAASLGLPGRMIPLPSAISAGCGLAWCAPIQERDAIVQALVQHQVAYEGISEVELY
- the yedF gene encoding sulfurtransferase-like selenium metabolism protein YedF, which encodes MEQIDARGQACPLPVVRAKKALSAMEAGKLEVLVDNETAVHNLEALARTLKYEAGSEQRGDEFAVIITKGAKENDDVSVATGDQPATSSDENAAQGAQVVVISSEFMGSGDDVLGRTLMKAFIFALTQQDELPAAVLLYNGGVTWACEGSEALDDLRALIDEGVEVLSCGTCLQHYGLTDQLAVGEATNMYVIVERQMAASVVVRP